From a single Miscanthus floridulus cultivar M001 chromosome 8, ASM1932011v1, whole genome shotgun sequence genomic region:
- the LOC136476306 gene encoding lysine histidine transporter 2-like, translated as MGAQAPPQSFTPQKEKDDGGRIQQEKSIDDWLPINSSRKAKWWYSAFHNVTAMVGAGVLGLPYAMSELGWGPGIAVMILSWIITLYTLWQMVEMHEMVPGKRFDRYHELGQHVFGERLGLWLVVPQQVAVEVSLNIIYMVTGGQSLKKFHDVICDGNCKDFKLSYFIMIFASVHFVLSQLPNFNSISAVSLAAAIMSVSYSTIAWGASLDKGKGADVDYHLRATTTPGKVFGFLGGLGDVAFAYSGHNVVLEIQSTIPSTPEKPSKKAMWKGAFVAYVIVAICYFPVTFVGYWAFGSGVDENILITLSKPKWLIALANMFVVIHVIGSYQIYAMPVFDMIETVLVKKLWFAPSLKLRLIARSVYVAFTMFVGITFPFFGGLLSFFGGLAFSPTTYFLPCIMWLKVYKPKRFGLSWFINWICIVIGVLLLILGPIGGLRQIILSATTYKFYE; from the exons ATGGGGGCGCAAGCACCGCCCCAGAGCTTCACTCCTCAAAAG gagaaggacgatggcggCAGGATCCAACAGGAGAAGTCGATCGATGACTGGCTCCCTATCAACTCCTCCAGAAAGGCCAAGTGGTGGTACTCCGCCTTCCACAATGTCACCGCCATGGTTGGTGCCGGCGTGCTTGGCCTTCCCTATGCCATGTCCGAGCTTGGCTG GGGTCCTGGCATCGCGGTGATGATCCTGTCATGGATCATCACGCTGTACACGCTATGGCAGATGGTGGAGATGCACGAGATGGTGCCAGGGAAGCGGTTCGACCGGTACCACGAGCTCGGGCAGCACGTGTTCGGCGAGCGGCTGGGCCTCTGGCTCGTGGTGCCGCAGCAGGTCGCGGTGGAGGTGAGCCTCAACATCATTTACATGGTCACCGGCGGCCAGTCCCTCAAGAAGTTCCACGACGTCATCTGCGACGGCAACTGCAAGGACTTCAAGCTCTCCTACTTCATCATGATCTTCGCCTCGGTCCACTTTGTGCTCTCCCAGCTCCCCAACTTCAACTCCATCTCCGCTGTCTCCCTCGCTGCCGCCATCATGTCGGTCAG TTACTCGACTATTGCGTGGGGCGCATCCCTTGACAAGGGGAAGGGCGCAGACGTGGACTATCATCTGCGCGCGACGACGACTCCAGGGAAGGTGTTCGGCTTCCTCGGGGGCCTAGGGGACGTCGCATTTGCGTATTCGGGGCACAATGTGGTGCTGGAGATCCAGTCCACCATCCCGTCCACGCCGGAGAAACCATCTAAGAAGGCCATGTGGAAGGGCGCCTTCGTCGCCTACGTCATCGTCGCCATCTGCTACTTCCCCGTCACATTCGTTGGGTACTGGGCCTTCGGCAGTGGCGTCGACGAGAACATCCTCATCACGCTCTCCAAGCCTAAGTGGCTCATTGCCCTCGCCAACATGTTTGTCGTCATCCATGTCATTGGCAGTTACCAG ATTTATGCCATGCCGGTGTTTGACATGATAGAGACGGTGCTGGTGAAGAAACTGTGGTTCGCTCCAAGCCTAAAGCTCCGTCTTATTGCCCGGAGTGTCTATGTTG CGTTCACAATGTTTGTAGGCATCACTTTCCCCTTCTTCGGTGGATTGCTCAGTTTCTTTGGTGGATTAGCCTTTTCACCAACAACTTATTTT CTTCCCTGCATCATGTGGCTCAAGGTTTACAAGCCCAAACGGTTCGGCCTTTCATGGTTCATCAACTGG ATCTGCATTGTAATTGGAGTGCTGCTGCTGATTCTGGGTCCGATAGGAGGGCTCCGGCAGATCATTTTGTCAGCCACGACATACAAATTCTACGAGTAA